The genomic stretch TTGGTTTTATCTCACAGTCTCCTGCATGAACTGGCTGGATGATCTTTGCCCAGTTCAATGACCTGTTAGTGCGTGTCAGTACCCGGACTTCTCTGATGGACACCAACTACCACTGTTCTGTCTCCGCTGAGTGGCAGACCCTCTGTCTTGAAAGTCACATGTCGGCTGATATCTGGCTAAATGAAGCTCTATCgaaagttcagtcaggaagactataATTGCCTTCACGATCGGGTCTTTCTCATTCATCTCTTTTTGCACGCTCACTCACGTTtctgctgtcattttctggggctgtcattggataatcagctgtcttgtcagcggtactcatctaaccaatggCATGCCATTCCTCCCTCATTTTCAGCCTATCAttgttctgctcttttttttaaattgattctttctctgcctttagttCCTTTTGCACGCCCCTCCATCTCCCCAACAGATCTGCAAACAGTCTTtgcagaatcatcatccatcaaatCTTCACCCATCCGGTCTCATCgagtcatcagcttcaccaccaccaccaccagggtctggactccatggggggggatttattctgtGGACGCTCAGAATTgtcattctccaaacacatcgaccaccccatagagtccaagcatgttattcattgtaataaatcattttcttaattcactggtctctcctgattgaactacGGCTCTATGAACTGAATAATAAGCAGatttatttgtaataaatgGGCTGAAAAAGATGCTGATATAACTGATGCAGATGTTtatagtttagtttatatagaGTCTGCCAGAAGCACCATTTCTGACGCAGCCTTAGGACGTTTCAACGATGAGATGATGTTGGAGTTGAACTTTTAACTCCCACAATTATGGATTGACATGGTGTATTTTCTGTGTGATTAGCTGCATTCAAGTAACAAAGCAAGAAAACAATTGGCCTTGCTTAGTCCTTAGAACAGCTGAAAGCTAAAGTGTGATAAACAAGGAGAAGACTTTCAGGCCCTCTGACACAAAATCGAAAATTCTCACTTTAGAAATAAAACTAACTTGACTTGTTACATATttgtaaagaaacaaaacacattaatgaGTTGACGGCAGCTCGTTAGGAAAGGTTTCTCTTCGATGTCGGACCTTAAAAACTTTTCAGAAATCCACAGTCTTATCTGAAACATGCATCCGTGCTCGATCATTGTTTACACAGTTTGAACATCTCCCCAGGTTCTTTTCTCTCTCCGACTCCGATGGATCCATTCTCGTCTCCGCTCTCTGTGTGCAGCTTAATTGATCCGACTGCCTTCAGCTCGGCGCGGCTGATTAATTGCGTTCTCTGCCGGTGTTTCAGGTTTGAGATGAGgcggagagagaggagggcgaGCGAGGGCGTTTTGATGAAGAAGAGTCTGGAAACACGGCGCAGACAGAGAATGAAAGTTAGTGCAGAAAATGGAGTTCAGGAACTCCATTATGAGCATGATTACAGCCACGTTTGATAAAATGTCTCAGAAGGGAACCAGCAGTGATGGGCAGCGCGgttttattttctaactttTGTGTGTTGATGCCATTAAGTGCTCAGTGACTCACAGTAATACACAATAAAAACGAGATGATGAAAGAGGAATTGGAATGATTtatctgctcacacacacacacacacacacacacacacacacacacacacacacacacacacacacacacacacaaacatttctgatgGGTTCAGAGTccaaacactcaaacactccataaataaataagcccGCATGtatcaaaatattttcaaattttaaaaacatttcccaaaaatgttctttctctttaaaaaaaaacttttgatgTGCcagcaaaaatatttattttcttttggagATTCTCTCCCCATGGTCAAAACATTTTGGGCATTAAAAGttatattaaaagaaaatgtcccAACCATTAAGATCTCAAACCATTCCTTataaagctgcagttcctctaacGTCCACTAGAAGCTAGTCCATGAAAATGTGAGGATGAGAACTAAGGTCATGTTGAAAAGTTTCTGAGTAATGTTCAACACAGCTAATTTCTGGTAACATCAAATTCTGCTTTCATatcattgtttttcttcctcatttttttCTCCCGGTTTTTCCCACACATATTCCAACCATGAACCAAGAGCGCCCCCTCATGGACGGAACAGAACTCTACCAAACTACAACGTCACATGCATAAGACGTAAACATTACACCTGTGTCCATTCAGGCTGTTTTTTGCGCTGGCAGCGCTTACAACCTCAGTTTCAGATCCacttattgttgctaggttacaaaagttaACCTCCTCATCCCTCGCTGGTGGCTGTTTGGTGTGTTTTAACAGCTATTCGGCCTAGCATTGTGCTGTGTTTGCtttcaaacaaataaagtaaataacagaaaatgttttttgatttgaatACAGACAGAAACTGTTGTGCTGGCTATCTCAGATAGCTAGCAACTGCtccataaataataaaaaagggaGAGTGGACTTGTGTGaaaaagcctttttaaaaatgtttgtttttcattgatgtgtaaaaaaatcaGTCACAAATTGCATTACTTATTTTCTTTTGCGATATGCTTCAAGTGCATCCGGTATTATTTGGCCAGTTCGTCACACTCATAACAATGCATGGGAACCCTTTTAATATTTTCTGTTATCCAAtgttcatttatattttcaaatatttaatgcaGATTGAAACAATCTACTCTTGTTACTCTGGCATTTTAGAAAAATGAAAGGTATTACATGACTCAGAGGTTTTATCAGTTAGCAACAGCACACTTATataacacacgcacacgcgcgcacacgcacacacacacacacacacacacacacacacacacacacacactgggaggGAACATGAAGcacataaagaaaatgtttataaatgAAGAATGATAATGCTTTCATGCTGACCTACTCTCACAGTAACCATGGAGCTTTTGACCCCTATAACTTTGCATTGTGCTAAGTCCTTGTCAAGCGCCTGTGCACAGCAGAAAGTGAAGGTGCTGACATCTCTCTCCAAAatcagatgaaaaacaaaaggaaaattgTGCAGAGCTGCAAGCCTTTGTAAGCATTTTTGGCACGGTGATATCTTTAAAACAATATCTGACCTTGAAACAGGGCAGATAACAACTGCAAGTGAGGCACATTTCATGGTGCTGTCACCGGCTGCAGTCCATTCTTTGTGAACGTTGGGGTGCATAAGAAGAGGCACGCAAGATCACAAGCAACACACGCTCGTGATTCACATTCATGCTCTTTTCACTGATTGACTGTCATGGTAACATGGCAGGAATATAAATGAGGAAACAAGAACTGGAACCAAGGGCATGCACATATTGCTCTGGTTGGTGAAAGTAAACATCACTTTGTTTACCAGACAACAAACTTCCTGTTAATCTTTCATCACTCAGTGTGAACTTGTGAAATGTGTACCAGACTCCCACCTGGAGTTCCCCCTGACTGCCAGTCTGCATTATCATGCTGATATAACATGCTCcacctgaaaacagaaacaaagttcACATGATAGAGAAAGAACTTGGCTCAGTGAACTGGAAATCTCAGCAGCATATAAAACGACAACGACCAGCAGCCGCAACACATTTGATCCTGCAGAGAATCAAACATGAGGTCTCTGGTGTTTCTGCTCCTGGTGGCTGTGGCCAGCGCCAAAGTCTTCGAGCGCTGTGAGTGGGCCCGAGTGTTGAAGAGAAGCGGGATGGACGGATACCGCGGCATCAGCCTGGCTGATTGTGAGTACCAGCTTGGCAGTAgtttttacatatatttttcaatttaaagtaCAACATACTTTCATGATCTGTTGTTAAGTTTAGTTTATTTCACTGTTTATATTTCCTCTCCTGTTTTATTGAGTCTCATTCTTCTCTGGTGTTTCTGGTTTCCCATGTTTGCAGTTTTATTCTATCATTAGTCTTTAAGTGCTTCCTGCTTTATTTTGTAGTCTTTGCCCCTGTGCATCATGTCCAGTGTTTCTTTCTGCCCTTTCGGTTTCCCTCCAATTTTAATTGCCCccattgtcctcacctgtgtcttgtgaGTCTCACCTGGGTTTGATTACCCcagtgtctatttagtctctgtgttcagaCATGTAGAAGGGTTACAGAAGATGAACACTGTAGGTCTGCAGctgaaacatgtgtgtgtgtggtaaatcATCAGTTCTACTGCAttacacaataaaataatacatgACATTACAATCTTGATAAAAACATAAGGGCTTAAtgcaataacaaaataaaacaaggacaaagcaaaaagcaaaaatgatGAAGTGTGAATAATAAAAAGATTGGCAGCAGCAGGTCTGTGGTGCAAACAGCAACTCTTCTAGCAGAATCTTCTTCAATGTAATGCACATGCAGTTTCCAGTTTGATCTGCTGCAGAAAggtatgtatgtgagtgtgtgtgtgtgtgtgtgtgcagctgggCGTCATTTAATGATACAGCTGTGGGGAAGAAGCTGTTCTGCAGGCTGCTAGTCTTCCTTTTTTATTGTACTGTATCTCTGACCTGATGGCTTGGGGGGCAATGGACTGAGGCCCCTGGGTGGGTTGGGTCTTtactgatgctgctgctgtctttctTTTGAGCATGGCTAGCACACACCGTGTCCAAGTCTGGGAGCAGAGTTCCCACTCCCTCTCCCACTTTGCGCTGTTTTCACTCTTGGGCAAAGTTCTTCCAGTTCTGTGCAGTGCAGCTTGCAAACCACACACTTCCACAGCATTTTTTTTGACCATTTAAAAAAGTTCTGGTCATGTATCACTGTAGTATGTTCAGTATTCCATGAAGGGCTAACCCCAGATAAGACTTGTAGATGGATATGGTGCTGTTGGGTTGCAATGTGTAACTTTCATGTTTCAGCTGGTATGTGTGGTTTCCTGTGCAGGGGTCTGTCTGTCCCAGTGGGAGTCGCACTTCAACACCCAAGCCACCAACCACGGCAACACTGACGGATCCACCGACTACGGCATCTTCCAGATCAACAGCCGCTACTGGTGTGACAACGGCACACCCTCATCGAATGCGTGCAACATCAGATGCAGCGGTCAGTGATGAACCACCAAACATTTCGCTTTACTGGATTTTTAAAGTGCTACACCAATTAAGTCAAAGTATTATccttattattgttgttttttattttaatcaagaCTCCACGACTGCATGATTTTGAATTTCAGGGGCAAATTCAGAAAGAATGGATTatagccatagactgtataaaacatggacgtagtctcagtggcAAAGGTCTGAAGCTAAATGTGTGGCggtggccatattggaaatgctaccTCAACCAAACTTGGCAGGCTtttagcctcctgacaaacagctacaaccaGCCCACTAGCAGTCAGAGCAGTCACActcctaattatgcataactcatATTATTCTAATAAATCAAAAGTTTATTATAAAATTATTCCCCTATTCAGTCTGTGCTGATAAATAAACAAGCTATTCAGACTAAATTAGTTTTTTGAGtcaggcatgttttttttctgttgtcaaaatgggcattttaacatggtTGTTGATGGAACTTCAAGAGCTTTAGCAGCCACCAACTAGTGGACTCTTGAGGTACTGCAGGTATTTGCACTTCTGGATTCTGCAGCTTTTATGGCTCTCAAACTTGTGCATATAAGACAAAATAAGACAGAAGTATACAAAAGCCTGATCCGTAAACACCAGGGCTAACGGCAACACACGATAAGAGTGACATTttgagttggtggtaactgcgctgCAGTATTTTAAAGAGAAGTAGTGATCTCACAGCACACATATTGTTTCCTGCAACGCGGCCTGGAGAAAAGATTGTGTCTTTATTCGGTTTTGTTTTAGATAATGACAGGAAGTGGGAAAAGAGCTCTCACATGGGAGCCGGCCCCCCTTCCTTACGTAAAAGAGCCAATAGAGCCGACGTgttcacaaacaaaacatcactAATCTTATTACAGCTTTGAGAGGCATTCTCTCCACTTGTCTTCTATAGGCTaagtttattttcctccttCACAGACCTTCTGACTGATAACGTCGCCACCGCCATCACTTGTGCCAAACGTGTCGTCAGGGATCCTAATGGCATTAGAGCCTGGTAAGATCTGATTGAATGTATAGAAAATACTTTGATATGTTCATGGACTGTGACATAGAAAAATGAGTTACTGGATGTTCTTCTGTCTGGTTGTAGGGTGGCTTGGCAAGTTCATTGCGAGAATCGGGACCTGAGCTCCTACGTGGCAGGATGTGGAGTTTAACCACCAGATGAAAAAAAGGAGACTGTCATCAGCATAATATATAATAACTCACATCTTCAGATGCTGtggattcaaatgttttttatatctaATCCTGCAGgagtaaaacaataaaaaataaagacgactctttaaagtgtgttttgtttattctgAACTAAACCGAAAGGAACTTATCAGTGGACATAAATGTGGGGACCTCAACTTTCCTCATTTTGGCGTCATCATTTTGCTCCTTCTGAAGACAGTGACGTGGATTTCTCACTTAAGTTCACTTAAGAGTTGATCATAGGCTGGAAAAAAAGGGAGACGAGATGACAGCTCTCCAAAATtgtgcagaggctttttaggtcgggtacaatcacttctatctgaaccagttctcttgcccgcttccatcgctgcaacacctgttggtttgacctgataactgctctcatatctggcaaaccgaggggcgtccaaaacggccgtgtgggggtgccttaaaagcgtctaccttctctggtccaaacaaatccagatcattcaggaccagaatctaaagttagaaggaggacatactggctgctgcattgttgtcagagaagccagcacttcaacatagcatgtttccttaatgtctgatcatatagtaaggtaaGGCAGCACTGCCCTCTACTGGTCATAATTCACAGTGACTACCTATCTTAATGCCATGTGCATGTCCTGCTAATTAACGAACAGATATGGCTACAATGCCGCCATTCAGCATATCGCCTTATCAAAAACGTCACCTAATAATCAATAACTGAACTACAGTATATTGCCACAGTCACACAGAACACATATATTCTCATCTTTGACGAAGATGATATAGTTAGCTGCTAATATACAACCAGTGAGgcaaaaccatagactgtaaatattactggacgaaccctgacccgtctgtgacataggcagaaaatgagtccaatcgacggccgcatccatattggatttgcagtctcaacctaacttcggatcaacctagccacagcagtaaggcgggaccggcgggacttaactccgcccattcagctcgacgttagcagtccacttcacagcatagctaacagctaggctgctatcatcaactattcctgctcatcctgagaaaactctacaaacagtaagttaacatttaacttttctacaacagttaaaacgaattatattcaacacaaatatttaattaaagtcttaaaactacacttttttaaatatacaatcatggttattagttatttgtcagagcagttagactttgtcagtgttagcagagaaatacattaacaaagttttatccataaactgtaaataaatgagacatccagaagaaatcaatattacaaaacatacagttcatgttactgttctgacaaaaagaggaatgtctgtgtcttatagttactgatgtcaacagcgatgaggtgaacatgacaattgaaaaataattatttagtatttattataagacatttgttttctattgaaccccgtgaagtcatggagtctgtggacagtgtcagcttcacaccaaaaactaagtattagaaaaaataatgtttaagactggcatctattattatgagttgcagctaccttgttcaatattattcctgcagatgtggctaataacaaaaaaacagcctgagctgtcacatgtagttaactgtacattttgtcttgtctgaggcattaattgaacacctttgtatttctcctatagacacagtgtggattattggtgactggtccgtcgaggtgtccagagagctgcagagacagagggagaaacctgagcctcaacaacatctgtatttgttggttcttctgaggtggacttcagttgcttctcttcaacagctcgctgtgagggaggtgtCCCCCGggtggcctgagtgatgacacccacaggctgagagctgagacgggttttaaacctcctgacaaaccgttacaccgcgcccacctgtcaagctggtcagctacacgccttattgtgaataactcttatccttcatcaaatcaaaactgatgagtcatcaaaacattcacccccccgtacagtgtgtgtccatcgagacatgagctaatcacacctatttgtttgttttgtaccaagctgtaaacatgttaatctctgctataaaaacagactttttttaatgttgtttttcagattaaataaatatttctatataaatgcactcctttatgtctacttatgagtatacatttcagattaatgctcaactcaatatcttagggaaggaagtctacttttacacaacttcttattcttttgataaatactcatgtagttcatttcttaaaatgggatggaacagagtcattgcaaaaatttgcccttaaacacagccccattcttaaatcaagatacatggagagtaaataagatcaataacttgtgaataaaaacacagttaaaaatgatttagacatgtagtcttccctgatcaatatcacataatatcaacttctcccatctaaactggacaaagggttttaaaatgggaagaaaatagtttgattgcaagttgtttggaggagatctttttttatttgaacagcatgaatacagtcttccaaagtgcaaaccctcctcctcctcctccttctcctgaagcttgtggagctccttcatgtactgctgtcttatctgctggccgtcttctctcagcagaactttgactgttgaaaagtcattcagaagaagctcgagcatgtgacatggatccaggagaacatggacttttagtgaggggtcttcaggatgacaaagaaagagagaaaatatcagttattcattgaatcatttttctttattcatctgtgtgtaagagcacatttataaattcaacagtgtactacccagacaacaaaggtacagtattcaggtaatcaacatctattcaaagt from Labrus bergylta chromosome 17, fLabBer1.1, whole genome shotgun sequence encodes the following:
- the LOC109988532 gene encoding lysozyme C; translated protein: MRSLVFLLLVAVASAKVFERCEWARVLKRSGMDGYRGISLADWVCLSQWESHFNTQATNHGNTDGSTDYGIFQINSRYWCDNGTPSSNACNIRCSDLLTDNVATAITCAKRVVRDPNGIRAWVAWQVHCENRDLSSYVAGCGV